The proteins below are encoded in one region of Purpureocillium takamizusanense chromosome 11, complete sequence:
- a CDS encoding uncharacterized protein (EggNog:ENOG503PT9V), with the protein MAQVRGESGSGKTTYLPWMLWSAVTEKDPDTLVLWAGEEVEAGRLLCLRDGETDHARRRWHGDETTRVTGRRDKAKFPLGISSFSAAGRLFAAHEKEYVHTSRTKWGTISETQRLPGRVMLVVDTQPEMPGDMVFLLVAALAWARPARGGTNARRLSIVLVSSEFLPSNVEEVAARYEAATRAPVPRRTFDLPARHAGHVKVRRLRSNETARRVTDLCAESLAEGPVAIINFTGENWLCDRLRAFSLPGLSRVSDVARPIVEDASDGAARDDRAKQAWKNLDAAMTAKGESGCTLFHLDPTWRVPAALRGFRGVHVLAPQSAARVIRDGVWAPEVTADMSLYRDDRKYVLSWGRRAFGLMGSGLPNVTVHIVTTGDEDTDDHDDDHVEEVRKYLDAATARRRVHIHGPWLDGFIVMLGSLGERIWNPVHVVAALAYANAMIDSEERLKRLYGIRWRRGQGGSTAAIPDVDMGRHQAHLLRVCLVLFRYDMRLAWLVASDPVTPDVVTLKAMIACMVSSGLKEMVLVRNSPQDHRNMLWTGLARVGGELSAWVNMPFADLWVRLAFWQLGSECGYTHSGAVPGHAQAIQPKFFPSGGKMLVGLGIAACKRADLALQVVRAQLQDRGVVLRRPRCRGEPLLVAARDLERLQVQLLEAFPYHISAVTSRQLAARDEDVKGLCFSTRIETWFLPDALPVARASQADAEASIGLIFCHELYRDATECSLVAHDWTVIPVDVVRKMLQAHGASMSSLPDLVRRRPNIY; encoded by the coding sequence ATGGCCCAGGTGCGTGGCGAGTCGGGCTCCGGCAAGACGACATACCTGCCGTGGATGCTCTggtcggcggtgacggagaAGGACCCGGACACTCTGGTGTTatgggcgggcgaggaggtcgaggccgggcGCCTGCTGTGCCTCCGGgacggcgagacggaccacgcgcgacggcggtggcacGGGGACGAGACGACCAGGGTGACCGGCCGAAGGGACAAGGCCAAGTTCCCGCTGGGCATCTCGTCGTTTAGCGCTGCGGGCCGCTTGTTCGCAGCTCACGAGAAAGAGTACGTGCATACGAGCCGGACCAAGTGGGGGACGATCAGCGAGACGCAGCGACTGCCGGGGCGCgtgatgctggtggtggaCACGCAGCCGGAAATGCCGGGCGACATGGTGTTCCtgctcgtggcggccctggcgtgggcgcggccggcgcgcggaGGGACCAACGCCCGACGGCTCTCCATTGTGCTCGTGTCGTCCGAGTTCCTGCCGAGCAACGTGGAggaggtcgccgcccgctaCGAGGCTGCCACTCGtgcgccggtgccgaggcGGACGTTCGACTTGCCCGCTCGGCACGCGGGACACGTCAAGGTTCGACGCCTGCGCAGTAacgagacggcgaggagggtcACGGATCTGTGCGCCGAGAGCCTTGCAGAAGGTCccgtggccatcatcaactTTACCGGCGAGAACTGGCTGTGCGACCGACTCAGGGCCTTCTCGCTGCCCGGGCTCAGCCGCGTGTCGGACGTGGCGCGGCCGATCGTTGAGGACGCctccgacggcgcggcgcgagacgACCGGGCGAAGCAGGCGTGGAAGAACCTggacgcggccatgacggccaagggcgagtCGGGGTGCACCCTCTTCCACTTGGACCCGACCTGGCGAgtgccggcggcgttgcgggGATTCAGGGGCGTGCACGTCCTGGCGCCGCAGTCGGCGGCCCGCGTGATACGCGACGGCGTCTGGGCTCCCGAGGTCACGGCCGACATGTCTCTATACCGAGACGACAGGAAGTACGTGCTTTCTTGGGGGCGGAGGGCCTTTGGCCTTATGGGATCGGGCCTGCCGAATGTCACGGTTCACATcgtgacgacgggcgacgaagacaccgacgaccacgacgacgaccacgtGGAGGAGGTGCGCAAATACctggacgccgccaccgctcgGAGGCGAGTTCATATACATGGCCCTTGGCTGGACGGTTTCATCGTTAtgctcggcagcctcggcgagcgaATTTGGAACCCGGTGCACGTGGTGGCGGCACTGGCATATGCCAACGCCATGATCGACTCCGAGGAACGCCTGAAGCGCCTCTACGGAATACGGTGGaggcgcggccaaggcggttcgacggcggccattcccgacgtcgacatgggCCGGCACCAGGCCCATCTGTTGCGGGTCTGCCTCGTCCTGTTTCGATACGATATGCGCCTGGCGTGGCTGGTTGCCTCGGACCCCGTCACGCCTGACGTAGTAACGCTCAAGGCCATGATCGCGTGCATGGTCTCCTCGGGCCTGAAAGAGATGGTTCTCGTCCGCAACAGCCCGCAAGACCACAGGAATATGTTATGGACGGGGCTCGCGCGGGTGGGAGGTGAGCTAAGCGCCTGGGTCAACATGCCCTTTGCCGACCTGTGGGTTCGCCTGGCCTTTTGGCAACTGGGATCGGAGTGCGGCTATACGCACTCGGGCGCCGTGCCCGGCCACGCGCAGGCGATACAGCCTAAGTTCTTCCCGTCTGGAGGCAAGATGTTGGTGggcctcggcatcgccgcctgCAAGCGCGCGGACCTGGCCCTGCAGGTGGTCCGCGCCCAGCTTCAGgaccgcggcgtcgtcctgcGACGCCCTCGGTGTCGTGGCGAGCCACTGCTCGTGGCGGCCCGGGACCTGGAGAGGCTGCAGGTTCAGCTGCTAGAGGCGTTTCCCTACCATATTTCGGCAGTGACCTCGAGGCAGCTTGCGGCTCGTGACGAAGACGTCAAGGGCCTCTGTTTCTCGACGAGGATTGAGACGTGGTTCCTTCCCGATGCGTTACCCGTGGCCAGGGCGTCGCAAgcggacgccgaggccagcaTCGGTCTCATCTTCTGCCACGAGCTATACAGGGATGCTACCGAGTGCTCCCTCGTTGCCCACGACTGGACCGTAAtccccgtcgacgtggtcCGCAAGATGCTCCAGGCCCATGGAGCTTCCATGTCGTCGCTACCCGACCTAGTGCGCCGCAGGCCCAACATATATTAA
- a CDS encoding uncharacterized protein (EggNog:ENOG503PMMY), producing the protein MRDWQSVPAREDAFTTLEDYDPNRDVTRSIHQSVIGKRPCSTRLSAPLDMPPKLARGPETPGLPEGRRLLSDDDLAGLRAVIERDPDRIVLTDFSNIPEGQTGLFITQSLTSAHGVELLGQVEWTTPNGDKVTVHGPRNDWKQVSLVKRACNMYEFPRFREKDKPSSGVPNLHQRMRFRPTDPEDEDNPEGDSLATHFIAGNSVFTFEPAVLSYKACGKNSRHAESDYLKAIDIRTAYTAQLTGQNILMYNDIAVPGNVGRLKKLARETHKAMAPRRPRPNDGEDAGDAEGDEQADTPSAPTEPLTRQQVYQLLEGSDLEGRDKITERSAESVMALRFGNRPKPLAFIQAAKAHELQAADPSRRPDMSRPEGPGNRAPDPRRPSGDVAVCRGEKRPMGALHYFPPLALLIIPRTLRRLLAQVARAHPHDLLSANYMVLALFLYFDLLATTDYGREPFASKIKAATAGAWTNAAANESRAWEVPVPSLEVCLVYMSHWLALSDYMDWVEYPHFFRFCHHAYLKDLRRGRLFQVKEGMLNEATVRQAMAGIGSRHRTIDADYRFPALPGTMLGHIASPTFNGSYSLPAPTPTIHAVLGVGYFPPYGLPTYRCAMGSGEGGAFQSTVLPALVVETCFFGGEVLDVPQELLDDPASLYDESTPGPKTIYGRFGRVAGPVWPAIFSPTEAIADLSATDEDADDDSALDDVILVNSSGQRFIAISRTIAPDVKAAMMSASYRNKPMLAHMGLFTPEGQDLLLTTDRNLGLTVVGAPDFSKWVVMTDAEKDKAKHDVWARSRRVPQTASLLVATRVSKETLRKIHDLLLPRLGTVHTGHKDLYDRVSRLLEGGESDDWDTRSVRQAIKRCINAVKFDVDRLDSMASSAADPANADGGHSLGQVAPLVPRIAARLAGLEAMNIIDGEEWPGRTQLAAHNVEWARQVTALLAMATNLVNGLDWATAFMRTAVEQVTSYARGHLWVRELVQVAHEVRQLQGAEPWALSDQDASDSGEDDGDADAGGN; encoded by the exons ATGCGGGACTGGCAGTCGGTTCCGGCTCGCGAGGACGCCTTCACGACGCTAGAAGACTACGACCCCAACCGCGACGTCACACGG TCGATCCACCAGTCTGTCATAGGCAAAAGGCCTTGCTCTACAAGACTCTCCGCCCCGCTCGACATGCCCCCCAAACTCGCAAGGGGACCCGAGACCCCGGGCCTGCCAGAGGGGAGGAGGCTTTTGAGTGACGACGACTTGGCCGGTCTCCGAGCCGTTATCGAGCGCGATCCGGACCGCATCGTCCTCACGGACTTTTCCAACATCCCAGAAGGACAGACGGGCTTGTTTATCACGCAGTCTCTGACGAGCGCACATGGCGTGGAACTGCTCGGCCAGGTCGAATGGACCACTCCAAACGGCGACAAGGTCACGGTCCACGGTCCCCGCAATGACTGGAAGCAAGTCAGTCTTGTGAAGCGGGCTTGCAACATGTACGAGTTTCCCAGGTTCCGTGAGAAGGACAAGCCTTCCAGTGGCGTGCCGAACCTCCACCAGCGCATGAGGTTCCGGCCGACGGAcccggaggacgaggacaacCCGGAAGGCGACTCGCTGGCAACCCACTTCATCGCCGGCAACAGCGTCTTTACGTTTGAGCCAGCCGTTCTCTCGTACAAGGCCTGCGGCAAAAACTCACGTCACGCCGAGAGCGACtacctcaaggccatcgacaTACGGACGGCCTACACGGCCCAGCTGACGGGACAAAACATCCTCATGTACAACGACATAGCCGTCCCCGGAAACGTCGGCCGACTCAAGAAGCTTGCCCGCGAGACGCAcaaggccatggcgccgcggcgcccgcggcccaaCGACGGGGAGGACGCGGGAGACGCCGAGGGGGATGAGCAAGCCGAcacgccgtccgcgcccaCGGAGCCCCTGACCAGACAACAAGTCTATCAACTACTCGAGGGAAGCGACCTGGAAGGCCGCGACAAGATCACCGAGCGCTCTGCCGAGTCCGTCATGGCCCTTCGCTTCGGCAACAGGCCCAAGCCCCTGGCGTTCATCCAAGCGGCAAAGGCGCAtgagctgcaggccgccgacccgtcccgccgcccagacaTGTCTCGACCAGAGGGTCCCGGAAACCGGGCTCCGGATCCACGCAGGcccagcggcgacgtggccgtATGCCGTGGCGAGAAGCGACCCATGGGCGCGCTACACTACTTCCCCCCGCTCGCACTCCTGATTATCCCCCGGACTCTCCGGCGACTGCTGGCCCAGGTCGCCAGGGCCCATCCACACGATCTCCTGAGCGCAAACTACATGGTCCTGGCGCTGTTTCTCTACTTTgacctcctcgccaccacGGACTACGGCAGGGAGCCGTTTGCGAGCAAGATcaaggcggccacggccggtGCCTGGACGAATGCTGCCGCCAACGAGTCGCGCGCCTGGGAGGTGCCGGTCCCGAGCCTCGAGGTCTGCCTAGTCTACATGTCCCACTGGCTTGCCCTGAGCGACTACATGGACTGGGTCGAGTACCCCCACTTCTTCCGCTTCTGCCACCATGCCTACCTCAAAGActtgcgccgcggccgactcTTCCAGGTCAAGGAGGGCATGCTCAACGAGGCGACCGTACgccaggccatggccggAATCGGGTCCAGGCACCgcaccatcgacgccgactACCGTTTCCCCGCCCTCCCTGGCACCATGCTCGGCCACATCGCGTCGCCCACCTTTAACGGCTCGTACAGCCtccccgcgcccacgccgacgaTCCATGCCGTCCTGGGCGTTGGCTACTTCCCCCCGTACGGACTGCCGACATACCGCTGCGCCATGGGCTctggcgaaggcggcgcctTCCAGAGCACCGTCCTGCCCGCCCTTGTCGTGGAGACGTGTttctttggcggcgaggtcctcgacgtGCCCCAGGAGCTACTGGACGACCCCGCCAGCCTCTACGACGAGTCCACCCCGGGCCCAAAGACCATCTATGGTCGGtttggccgcgtcgcgggGCCCGTCTGGCCTGCCATCTTTTCACCCACCGAGGCAATTGCGGACCTGAGCGccaccgacgaggatgcggaCGACGACAGTGCTCTGGACGATGTCATCCTGGTGAACTCGTCGGGACAACGCTTCATCGCTATAAGCAGGACCATCGCGCCCGACGTcaaggcggccatgatgtcggcgtcgtATCGAAACAAGCCCATGCTTGCCCACATGGGCCTATTTACCCCAGAGGGCCAGGACCTCCTGTTGACAACGGACCGCAACCTGGGCCTCACCGTTGTGGGCGCCCCTGATTTCAGCAAATGGGTCGTCATGACGGACGCCgagaaggacaaggccaagcacGATGTGTGGGCCAGATCGCGGCGAGTACCCCAGACCGCTTCCCTACTAGTGGCGACCCGCGTCTCAAAGGAGACACTTCGAAAGATCCACGACCTCTTGCTTCCTCGCCTTGGCACCGTTCACACGGGGCATAAGGACCTCTACGACCGCGTGTCCCGCCTCCTGGAAGGCGGAGAGTCGGACGACTGGGACACGCGCAGCGTCCGCCAAGCCATCAAGCGCTGCATTAACGCGGTCAAGTTTGACGTCGACCGACTCGACAGcatggcgtcctcggccgcggacCCAGCCAACGCCGACGGAGGACACTCCCTCGGGCAGGTGGCGCCTCTGGTCCCCCGGATAGCCGCACGACTCGCTGGCCTCGAGGCAATGAACATCATCGATGGTGAAGAATGGCCTGGTAGGACACAGCTGGCGGCACACAACGTCGAATGGGCCAGACAGGTGACGGCCctcttggccatggcgaccaACCTGGTCAATGGCCTGGATTGGGCCACGGCTTTCATGCGGActgccgtcgagcaggtGACTTCCTACGCACGAGGACATCTCTGGGTGAGAGAACTTGTACAGGTGGCCCACGAAGTCCGACAGCTCCAGGGCGCTGAGCCGTGGGCGCTATCGGACCAAGACGCAAGCGACTCGGGTGAGGACGATGGAGACGCAGATGCAGGCGGCAATTAG
- a CDS encoding uncharacterized protein (EggNog:ENOG503NUK9~COG:C) has product MLCTKLEEHGFDFVDLSGGTYQEPAMPHRRESTKTGEALFLDFAEKTVPALSKTKGFVAGGLRTVPAMVRALESVDGIGLGRPLCSEFDLAQRIIDGKASRALCGLLDEQAYNLTKMARKAGGQQRWLEVWD; this is encoded by the exons ATGTTGTGCACCAAACTGGAAGAACATGGCTTCGATTTCGTGGACCTGTCGGGTGGGACATACCAGGAGCCGGCCATGCCTCACAGGCGAGAGTCGACCAAGACGGGGGAGGCTCTATTCCTGGACTTTGCGGAGAAGACTGTCCCCGCATTGAGCAAGACCAAGGGGTTCGTTGCTGGTGGCCTTCGCACGGTCCCTGCCATGGTCAGGGCGCTCGAGTCTGTTGATGGAATCGGGCTCGGACGGCCGTTGTGCAGCGAGTTCGACTTGGCCCAGAGGATAATCGATGGGAAGGCCAGTCGTGCCCTCTGCGGCTTGCTTGACGAGCAAGCCTACAACTTGACGAAGATGGCTAGAAAAGCTGGTGGACAACAGCGATGGCTCGAAGTTTGG GACTGA
- a CDS encoding uncharacterized protein (COG:S~EggNog:ENOG503NVBM) produces MQAQTLTTPSSHRAAASKAFEAAIAGLEPKVLSDQGVLVGSQISFKEAHERLEEFDILIILGGNSQEVLDKELEPLGLINDFAELQKKDRGAGGRGGYTVPWAKRRRESSASGEGCKGVNTDGRDQRISSYR; encoded by the exons ATGCAGGCGCAGACCCTAACTACGCCCTCGTCTCACCGCGCTGCAGCTTCCAAGGCTTTCGAAGCCGCCATTGCCGGTCTCGAGCCCAAGGTTCTCTCCGATCAGGGCGTGCTAGTCGGCTCTCAAATCTCATTCAAGGAGGCgcacgagcgcctcgaggaatTTGATATCCTTATCATCCTTGGCGGCAACTCGCAGGAGGTGCTggacaaggagctcgagcctCTTGGCCTGATCAACGACTTTGCCGAGCTCCAGAAGAAGGACAGGGGCGCT ggcgggcggggaggctACACAGTACCGTGGGCCaagcggcgacgagagagCTCAGCATCGGGAGAAGGCTGCAAGGGAGTGAACACGGACGGCAGGGACCAGCGTATCTCGTCATACAGATAG